The genomic interval TTTTTTGATATTCATAACTTGTAATAAGTTTTTTATATTTGTATTGTAATTCTGTTATATTATAATGTAACATTTCAGGGATAAAAGCCCCTCCAAACTCTCCATAATATCCATTTTCATCAACAAAATATTTCATAATTTTCTTATTTTTTTTATGAACGCATTTAATTTCATATCATCTTTTTTTCCTGGAAAAATTTCAAATTTACTATTAATATCGATTGCAAACATTTTCGGATGAAAAAAATTTTTGATTTTATCAACATCTTGTATTCCAATCCCTCCACTTAAAAAAAAAGGAATTTGAAAAGTGTATTCATAAAGTTTTTTCCAACAAAATTTTTGCCCACTACCTCCATAATAAATTGTATTATTATCAAATAAAAAATAAGTGCAAAAAGGAACATAATTCACAATTTTTTTAAAAGAAAAAGAATCATCGATTCTAAAGCATTTAATTAATTTTAATCCTTTTTTGAATAATTTTTCACAATAAAAAGGGCTTTCTGTTCCATGCAATTGAATAAAATCTAGTTTATTTTTTGTTTTTATTTTCAATATATTTTCTTCTGACTCGTTTACAAAAACACCTATTTTCAATATTCCTTTTTTTATTTTTGGAATAATAAAATTAAAACCTACAAATCTAGGGGAATTAGGATAAAATATAAAACCTAAAAAATCAGGTAATAAATCAGAAATTTTTTGTACATTAAATTTCATTCCGCATATTTTTACTTTTAATAATTGGGATTTCATATTTATTCTATATTCAGTCTTTTCGATAAGGATTTTATAAAATTCTTGCAAATTTTTCCAGGATCCTTTTTTTTCATAAAATGTTCTCCAATTAAAAAGCCTTTAAATCCTTGTTTTTTTAACTTTAAGATATGATTTACATCAGCAATTCCACTTTCTGCAATTTTTATATAACTATTAGGAATTTTTGAAGATAATCTTAAACAATTATTATAATCCACAATAAAAGTTTGTAAATCACGATTATTAATTCCTACAATATCCAAGTTGTCTGTTATTTTGTTTATTTCATATTCATTATGAATTTCAATAATAACTTCTAGATCAATATCTTTTGCCAATTTAGAAAAATTGGCTATTTGGTTTTTAGAAAGTATTCCAGCAATTAATAAAATAACATCAGCTCCCACAGATTTAGATTCTATAATTTGATATTCATCAATAATAAAATCTTTTCTTAAGATAGGAACAGAAACTATAGAACGTGATTTTTCTAAATTTTCATTTTTACCGGAAAAAAAATGTTGATCTGTAAGAATAGATATTCCACTAACCCCTGCAGATTCATAATCTTTAACCACTTTTTCTACTGATATTGTTTTATTAATAATTCCTTTAGAAGGAGACTTACATTTAAATTCAGCAATAATACCAGTATGGTTTTTTTTTATATTTTTTACGAGA from Blattabacterium cuenoti carries:
- the trpC gene encoding indole-3-glycerol phosphate synthase TrpC; this encodes MSILEKIVSVKQKEIYKNKIIRPIKKLEKSSFFERKTFSLVKNIKKNHTGIIAEFKCKSPSKGIINKTISVEKVVKDYESAGVSGISILTDQHFFSGKNENLEKSRSIVSVPILRKDFIIDEYQIIESKSVGADVILLIAGILSKNQIANFSKLAKDIDLEVIIEIHNEYEINKITDNLDIVGINNRDLQTFIVDYNNCLRLSSKIPNSYIKIAESGIADVNHILKLKKQGFKGFLIGEHFMKKKDPGKICKNFIKSLSKRLNIE
- the trpF gene encoding phosphoribosylanthranilate isomerase, with protein sequence MKSQLLKVKICGMKFNVQKISDLLPDFLGFIFYPNSPRFVGFNFIIPKIKKGILKIGVFVNESEENILKIKTKNKLDFIQLHGTESPFYCEKLFKKGLKLIKCFRIDDSFSFKKIVNYVPFCTYFLFDNNTIYYGGSGQKFCWKKLYEYTFQIPFFLSGGIGIQDVDKIKNFFHPKMFAIDINSKFEIFPGKKDDMKLNAFIKKIRKL